In Arachis hypogaea cultivar Tifrunner chromosome 2, arahy.Tifrunner.gnm2.J5K5, whole genome shotgun sequence, a genomic segment contains:
- the LOC112734038 gene encoding ras-related protein RABA3: protein MKMNGVEAEKKQYNESEKIIGYYDDDVNEKIDYVFKVVVIGDSSVGKTQMLSRFAKNEFCFDSKSTIGVEFQTRTLTINGKVIKAQIWDTAGQERYRAVTSAYYRGALGAMLVYDITKRDSFDHVTRWIEELRSHADSSIVIMLIGNKCDLVDLRMVSTEDAIEFAEEQGLFFSETSALNGNNVESAFLKLLQEIHNRVVSKKKSLECGSGDDDIIGNGGNNSSNTLKGSKIDVILGHELEISEMKKLSSCSC from the exons ATGAAAATGAATGGTGTTGAGGCTGAAAAAAAACAATATAATgagagtgagaaaataatagggTATTATGATGATGATGTGAATGAGAAAATAGATTATGTGTTTAAGGTTGTGGTGATTGGAGATTCATCAGTGGGAAAGACTCAAATGCTCTCAAGATTTGCAAAGAATGAGTTTTGCTTTGACTCTAAGTCAACCATTGGTGTTGAATTCCAAACTAGGACTCTCACCATTAATGGCAAAGTCATCAAGGCTCAGATCTGGGATACTGCTGGCCAAGAAAG GTACAGGGCAGTGACAAGTGCATATTACAGAGGAGCATTAGGGGCAATGTTGGTATATGACATAACAAAGAGAGACTCATTTGATCATGTTACAAGGTGGATTGAAGAACTAAGATCACATGCAGATAGCTCCATTGTGATCATGTTAATTGGTAACAAATGTGACCTTGTTGACCTAAGAATGGTGTCAACTGAAGATGCAATTGAATTTGCTGAAGAACAAGGCCTTTTCTTCTCTGAGACTTCAGCACTCAATGGTAACAATGTGGAAAGTGCTTTTCTTAAATTGCTTCAAGAGATTCATAATAGGGTTGTTTCTAAGAAGAAAAGTTTGGAATGTGGTAGTGGTGATGATGACATTATTGGTAATGGTGGTAATAATAGTAGCAACACACTTAAAGGATCTAAGATTGATGTAATTTTAGGTCATGAATTGGAAATTAGTGAGATGAAGAAGTTGTCTTCATGCTCATGTTAA
- the LOC112734024 gene encoding calcium-transporting ATPase, endoplasmic reticulum-type, translated as MEVPMEEKPFPAWSWSVEECLKEYGVKLERGLSTFEVQRRREKYGWNELAKEKGKPLWQLVLEQFDDLLVKILLIAAFISFILAYFHGGETGESGFEAYVEPLVIILILVLNAIVGVWQENNAEKALEALKELQCESGKVLRDGNFVPDLPARELVPGDIVELRVGDKVPADMRVAALKTSTLRAEQSSLTGEAMPVLKGTSPVFLDDCELQAKENMVFAGTTVVNGSCVCIVITTGMNTEIGKIQKQIHEASLEESDTPLKKKLDEFGNRLTTAIGIVCLVVWIINYKNFLSWDVVDGFPSNIKFSFQKCTYYFKIAVALAVAAIPEGLPAVITTCLALGTRKMAQKNAIVRKLPSVETLGCTTVICSDKTGTLTTNQMSVTEFFTLGGRTNASRVIRVEGTTYDPKDGGIIDWTCFNMDANLQAMAEICAVCNDAGIYFDGRLFRATGLPTEAALKVLVEKMGVPDTKSKNKITNSQNNMVESNSTVKLGCCDWWNRRSKRVATLEFDRVRKSMSVIVREPDGENRLLVKGAAESLLERSSHVQLADGSLVPIDEQCRELLLHRLMEMSSKGLRCLGFAYKDELGEFSDYYADTHPSHNKLLDPACYSAIESDLVFVGVVGLRDPPREEVHKAIEDCKEAGIRVMVITGDNKSTAEAICREISLFSKDEDLKGQSLTGKEFMSLPPSEQVKMLLRPGGKVFSRAEPRHKQEIVRLLKDMGEIVAMTGDGVNDAPALKLADIGIAMGITGTEVAKEASDMVLADDNFSTIVTAVAEGRAIYNNMKSFIRYMISSNVGEVISIFLTAALGIPECMIPVQLLWVNLVTDGPPATALGFNPADVDIMRKPPRKSNDSLISSWVLVRYLVIGSYVGIATVGIFVLWYTQASFLGINLVGDGHTIIELSQLLNWGECHSWPNFTATPFTVSGGRAITFSNPCDYFSVGKVKAMTLSLSVLVAIEMFNSLNALSEENSLRKIPPWRNPWLMVAMSISFGLHCLILYTPFLANVFGVVPLSLNEWFLVILISAPVILIDEILKLVARNQRKVKKEKVA; from the exons ATGGAAGTTCCAATGGAGGAGAAACCATTCCCAGCATGGTCATGGTCTGTTGAGGAGTGTTTGAAAGAGTATGGAGTGAAACTCGAAAGGGGTCTGAGCACTTTCGAGGTTCAGAGGAGGCGCGAAAAGTATGGTTGGAATGAGTTAGCAAAGGAGAAAGGGAAGCCATTATGGCAATTGGTATTAGAACAATTTGATGACTTACTGGTAAAGATACTTTTGATTGCAGCATTCATATCATTTATCTTAGCTTACTTTCATGGAGGCGAAACGGGGGAATCTGGATTCGAAGCTTATGTGGAACCACTTGTAATCATTTTGATTCTAGTCCTTAATGCCATTGTTGGAGTTTGGCAAGAGAATAATGCTGAAAAGGCTCTTGAAGCTCTTAAGGAGTTGCAATGTGAATCTGGAAAGGTGTTAAGGGATGGAAATTTTGTGCCGGATTTGCCTGCAAGAGAGCTAGTTCCCGGTGATATTGTGGAGTTGCGCGTCGGAGATAAGGTCCCTGCTGACATGAGAGTTGCAGCCTTGAAAACTTCAACTTTGCGAGCCGAGCAAAGCTCGCTAACCGGAGAAGCAATGCCAGTTCTCAAAGGAACAAGTCCTGTTTTCTTGGATGATTGTGAGTTGCAGGCCAAGGAGAATATGGTCTTTGCAGGAACCACAGTTGTCAATGGGAGTTGTGTTTGTATTGTTATCACCACTGGAATGAACACCGAAATTGGGAAGATACAGAAGCAGATACATGAGGCTTCTCTGGAGGAAAGTGACACTCCTTTGAAGAAGAAATTAGATGAATTTGGTAATAGGCTCACCACTGCAATTGGTATAGTTTGTCTTGTTGTTTGGATCATAAACTACAAGAATTTCCTTTCTTGGGATGTTGTTGATGGATTTCCCTCAAACATCAAATTTTCCTTCCAGAAGTGCACATACTATTTCAAAATCGCCGTTGCACTCGCAGTGGCTGCAATACCAGAAGGTCTGCCTGCTGTTATCACAACTTGTTTAGCACTTGGTACAAGGAAAAtggcacaaaagaatgcaattgtTAGAAAGCTTCCAAGTGTAGAAACTTTGGGATGTACTACTGTGATTTGCTCGGATAAAACTGGTACTCTTACGACGAATCAAATGTCCGTGACAGAGTTCTTTACTTTAGGAGGGAGAACCAATGCTTCTCGAGTCATTCGCGTGGAAGGCACAACTTATGATCCAAAAGATGGGGGAATTATTGACTGGACTTGCTTTAACATGGATGCCAACCTTCAAGCCATGGCTGAAATATGTGCAGTTTGTAATGATGCTGGAATTTATTTCGATGGGCGCCTTTTTCGTGCCACAGGCTTGCCTACTGAAGCAGCACTAAAAGTCTTGGTTGAAAAGATGGGAGTTCCAGATACAAAGTCAAAAAACAAGATTACTAATTCACAAAACAACATGGTTGAATCCAACAGTACTGTGAAGTTAG GTTGTTGTGACTGGTGGAATAGAAGATCCAAGAGGGTAGCAACATTAGAGTTTGATCGCGTTCGGAAGTCAATGAGTGTCATTGTTCGCGAACCGGATGGTGAAAATAGGCTTCTTGTAAAG GGTGCTGCTGAGAGTTTACTGGAGAGAAGCTCACATGTGCAACTAGCTGATGGATCTCTGGTTCCAATAGATGAGCAATGCAGGGAATTGCTTCTACATAGACTCATGGAGATGAGTTCGAAGGGATTGCGCTGCTTGGGATTTGCGTACAAGGATGAGTTAGGAGAGTTTTCGGACTACTATGCAGATACTCATCCTTCTCATAACAAATTGCTTGATCCAGCATGCTACTCAGCCATTGAAAGTGATCTAGtttttgttggtgttgttggtctAAGA GACCCTCCACGCGAGGAAGTTCATAAAGCAATTGAGGATTGTAAGGAAGCTGGGATAAGAGTTATGGTGATAACTGGTGATAACAAGTCAACAGCAGAGGCTATTTGCAGAGAAATCAGTTTGTTCTCCAAAGATGAGGACCTTAAAGGACAAAGCCTAACAGGTAAAGAATTCATGTCGCTTCCTCCTTCAGAACAAGTTAAGATGCTGCTGAGACCTGGAGGCAAGGTCTTTTCGCGAGCCGAGCCAAGACACAAGCAAGAAATTGTGAGGTTGCTGAAGGACATGGGGGAGATAGTTGCAATGACCGGAGATGGAGTGAACGATGCGCCGGCACTCAAGCTTGCTGATATTGGCATTGCCATGGGAATAACTGGGACAGAG GTTGCTAAAGAAGCTTCAGATATGGTGCTAGCAGATGACAATTTTAGTACAATTGTCACGGCCGTAGCAGAAGGCCGCGCAATTTACAATAACATGAAATCATTCATCAG GTACATGATATCCTCAAATGTTGGAGAAGTTATTTCAATATTCTTGACTGCTGCTCTTGGGATCCCAGAATGCATGATACCAGTGCAGCTCCTGTGGGTGAACTTGGTCACTGATGGTCCACCTGCCACAGCTCTTGGTTTCAACCCTGCTGATGTTGATATCATGCGCAAGCCGCCTCGGAAAAGCAATGATTCTCTCATAAGTTCTTGGGTTCTTGTCCGCTATCTT GTTATTGGCTCTTATGTGGGAATTGCTACAGTTGGAATTTTTGTCTTGTGGTACACTCAAGCTTCTTTTCTAGGCATCAATCTTGTTGGTGATGGCCATACAATCATAGAACTCTCCCAGCTTCTCAACTGGGGAGAGTGCCATTCGTGGCCTAACTTCACGGCCACGCCATTCACAGTCAGTGGCGGCCGAGCAATAACATTCTCAAATCCATGTGACTACTTCTCTGTTGGCAAAGTGAAGGCTATGACTCTGTCCCTCTCTGTATTGGTTGCAATTGAGATGTTCAATTCCCTAAATGCCCTCTCAGAAGAGAATAGCTTGAGAAAGATTCCACCTTGGAGGAACCCTTGGCTTATGGTAGCAATGTCAATATCATTTGGACTCCATTGCCTCATACTCTATACTCCATTCCTTGCTAATGTGTTTGGTGTTGTTCCACTTAGCTTGAATGAGTGGTTTTTGGTGATTCTTATATCAGCACCTGTTATTCTCATTGATGAGATTCTTAAATTGGTGGCTAGGAATCAAAGGAAGGTGAAAAAGGAGAAAGTAGCATGA